Sequence from the Halobaculum rubrum genome:
GTCGGCGGCGACCTCGCGGCCGAGGTCGGAGTCGAACGCCGCCGCCATCGTCTCGTCGTCCGGGAAGTACAGCTCCGCGAGCGCGTCGTACGACGCCGACTCCGGATCCGCCGGGAACGAGACGGTGTACCGCTCCAGTCCGGGGAGATCCGCTGCAAGCGACGCGTGCTCATCGCGGTAGTACTGCCGGAACTCCTCGAACGACCGGTCCGCGCTCCGACTGAGCGTGATCGCGAGCTTCGTCATAGTCCGGTTCGGCTTCGCCGAGCGGGGGCATAAGATCCGCGGGAAAAACGACTTTTCCCGACAATTAGTCCGAGACTACCGGAATCCACGAGCGGTGTCCCTTCCGAGGGGGTCGCTCGAACCGAGCTGTAGTCGGGTAACGTGGTGACTACTAAAGTCGGAACCCCGAGTACCGCCGACAGCTTGAGCCGTCGTATCCGTCGGTCGTCCGCCGACCGAGCCGACCCGTCCGCAGGCGACCCGGCCCGATCGAACGGTCGGGAGTCGGACCAGCGATCCGCTTCCGATCCCGCAACCCTGACGCTGAGCATGGAGATCGAGCTCGGCTGGGGCGTTCACGACCTCCAGGGTCACGACCACCTGTCGCCCGACGGCTCCGAGGAGCGGCGCTACCTCCGAAAGCTCCTCGCGAAAGCCGACGAGTGTGGCGTCCCCATCTCGTTCAACATCGTCGGCCATCTCCTGCTGGAGGAGTGTGACGGATACCACGCCGGCCCGTACGACGACGGGTGGTTCGCCGCGGACCCCGGCACCGACGCGGAGACCGACCCGCTGTACTACGCGCCCGACATGGCCCGCGAGGTCCGTGCCGCCGAGGTCGACCACGAGCTGTGCACCCACACCTTCTCGCATGTCCTGTGTGGAACCGAACCGCGCGAACTGGTGGACCACGAGCTCGAAACCTCGATAGCGCTCCACGAACGGCTGGGCGAGCCGGTCCGGTCCCTCGTCCCGCCGCGGCACTCGCGACCGCCGAACGGGCTCCTGTGCGAACACGGGGTTCGAGTCGCGCGGTACGCGATCCCGACCGACGACGGAAGTCGTGTGAGTCGCTTCCGAGAACTCACCGTCGGGCCCCACCCGCTCTGGGACACCGCCGTCGTCGACGGGGTCGTCGAAACGTACTGTACGACGTACCCGTCGCTGACAGCGTCGTCGTTGCCGTCGGGCCGGACCCCTGCGCCGCGACTGTTTCGCGCGTTCCCGCTGGCGGTCAGAAAGCGCGTCCACCAGTACTACCTCCGACGAAGTACCGAGCGCGCGATCGCCACCGGCGGCTCGCTCCACCTCTGGTGTCACCTTTACGATCTGAGCAACGAACACCAGTGGGCGGTAGTGTCGACGTATCTCGAGTACCTCGGATCGCTGCCGAGCGACGCCCTGGAGATCCGGCCGATGAACGCGCTCGCGGACCGAGCCGAGGCCTCCGTGCGGGTGTCTTGACGCTCGGTCCGCTCGCGATCGACCGACCCCGTACCGGGCGGGAGACCACCCAGTCAGGTCCGAGTACGCGACACCGGACGGGCACCCGCCAGGGACGGTCTCTGAACCCCGGTGTCACTCGGCGTCTTCGGGGTCGGCCCGCGCGTACCACCACGCCCACGCGATCAGCAGTCCCTGTAGCGGGAGTCGAAGCCACAGCGCCGCGTCGTAGAGTCCCTCGGCGCGCTCGGGGAGCGGGTTCCCGCCCGCGTCGCGGACGGCCATATTGACGTTCGCCGGGAACACTGCAAGCAGTAGCAGGACCAAGCCTTTCGCGGAGCGTCGGCGCGTCCGCGGAACCAGGACCCCGACACCGAGCGCGATCTCCGCCAGACCGGAGAGGTAGACGAGCGCCCGCGGAGCGGGCAACTCTCGGGGAACGATCCGTTCGAACGGCTTCGGTGCGAGGAAGTGCAGTACGCCGGCGGCGACGTAGAGAAGACTCATCAGGGGCAGGAGCGGGCGTTTGAAGCGAGCGAATCGGGACTCGGGTACGTCGGTCATTCGGATCGACGCTCGGGCACCAGTCAGATAGCGTTGGCCCTCGGCACCGGACGAGTTGCCGTGTGGAAGTCGCTACGACGTTCGGAGTGTCGTCGACGGGACGGATTCCGCCTCGCAGCATCTGAACATATCCCGCGTGAAACCAGATGGCGTTGGACAATCTATTTCCAGAGACCCGTCGTTTTCCCGCGACTGCATCCGCGTCATTTGAATATATAATTTGCACCAAATTATTTGAGCTGTCGGATCCAAGAGCCAGTACGGATGGCTCAACCTAATTCGGGGTCGTGGACGGAGCGTCTGAGCGGGCGTGAGCGCGTTCGGCACGTCGTGGAGCTGCTGGACAAGCCAACGCCGGTGCAGGAGATCGCAGATCAGGCGGACGTCTCGCGCGCGACAGCCGACGATGAACTCCAGCGACTGCAGAGTGACGACTGGGTCACGGAAACGACGGTCGACGGGACGAAAGCCTACGACCTGAACCCCGTCCGGATGCTCTTCGACGAAGTGACGGACCTGATCGAGGCTCACTCACGTGACGAACTGGAGAGCCAGCTCACGGAGCTGAAGGAGGAACAGGAAGAGCTGGCGACGGAGTACGACGTTAGTTCACTTGACGAGTTCCGGGAGCAACTCGCTGACGAGGAACTCTCGGCTGCGGAGCTTCGTGAGCGTCGCAACGTGATCGCCACGTGGGAAGCGATCAATACGGAACTCGGGCTCGTGAAACACGCCCTCCAACTGTATGATGATGTTATCGAGCTCTCTTCACCGCGGACCGACTCTCCCTCGACACTCGCCTAATGGTTGTCTTCCTCGCTAATCGAGCGAACGTGCAGAGCAAGCGGCTCCACGACCGCATCCGGAACCGACTCAGCTGTACGTTCGAGAACGTTCGACGGCGGCGTGTCGAACCCCGCGAAGCCGGCTCGTACCGGGTCGTCGCCGACGTGAACCCGCGGCAGTTCTTGGACGACGACGACGAGTACCCGGTGACGGCTGCGCGGATCGAGATCGGGTTTCAACTACAGACTGGAGAGCAGCACGAGTACTACTGGTTCAACTGGATCGAGCCAGACCGAAGTCTGCTGGTTGGTTGGCATCAGGACGACACGCACGATGACCTCGGCCCAGTGCATCTGCAAGTCAACGACGGCGCGACGCCCGTCGCCCACGAACCAGCGCAGTTCATCGACTCACATCCGCTGGACGTCGTCGAGCGCAGACCCACCTCGCTTCGAGACGCAGTCCTCGCTGTCGAGTGGGAGCAGGGACGACCCGTCGGACTTGATTCCGCTGCCACGGTACGTGAGTAGGCCCGTATTTTGGTGAGTTCTGAGTGACACCAGAAGCCAGGTAGTCACTCATGTACCTGAGTATGTACACGGGTACGTACCTGAGTACGCATTCGAGATCCACTGCGCAGTACCACCTGTGTGGATCGAAGTGCACCCACAGTCGCAGCTCGCGGTCGGTGAATCGGCTCCAAGAAACCCTGGAAAATTGCCCGCGCAGCGCCGCAGGCATTTGAACTCTGTGTCTAATGCCGCCTCCCCGATTTGAACCTCCGGAAGACGGTCGCGCTCACTTCGTTCGCGCGCTGCGACTTCCGTGCTCAAATCGGCTCGGCGTCGGTTTCTCGACGGTTCGCTCCGCTCGCCGTCTCAAAATATGCCGCCTCCCCGATTTGAACGGGGGACAGCTCGATCTTCAGTCGAGTGCTCTCCCAATCTGAGCTAAGGCGGCGCGTCTCAACGAACCTCGGCGGTATGAAAAAGCGTTTCGAATCGTACGCGGGCCCGCGGTCACAGCACCTGACGACGCTCCTTGAACGTGATCGTCACGTCGTCGGACTCAACGGTGGTGAGGATCGTGATCCACCCGTCGGCCTGCTGGATCTGATACCCCTCGGCGTACGAGAGCTCCACTCTGCTCGTCTCGGTGGTCGAAGCCCCCGGCGCGAGCGATCCCACATCGCGGGTCCCTTCCCACACCATGTCGCCGGAGTCGGTGGAGTTGCCGGCGAAGATCCGCGTGTAGACGCTGACGCCCGTCGCCGTCTCGTTGCGGTTGTTGTCGAGTTGGACGGTCACGTCCCGACAGGTCTGGCCGCACTCCTCGATGCTCTCCACGACGAACGTGTACGGCGGCACCGACTCGACGCTGGTCGTCCCGTCCGAGGTGGTCGTCTCACCGTCGCTCCCGCCGTCACTATCGCCGGACGAGCCGCCGGTATCGCCGTACACTGTCCCGGTCGACGCCGGCGTCTCGGTCACGGCGTCGGACGAGCCACCGCCGGTGTCGCCGAACGGACCGATCCCGGCGAGGAACGCCGCTGCGCCGCCGACCGCGACGGCGAGAACGACGATACCGACGACCGCGACCGCCTTCAGGTTCATCGCGACTTCCCCCCGCGAGTGCGTTCGTACATCGACGGGACGTAGCGTCCCTGTGGACAAAAGGAGACGGTGCCGTTCGTCCGGCTCGACCCGGGGTACCCCGAGTTCGGCGACTCGGGGACCGTCGGGCGTCAAGACGAGCGGACAGCGGGCACGGATCGACTATCCGAGAACGACGGGAGCCGCGAGGATCCCCGCTTTTACGAGCAGCGACTGGATCCCGAGCAACAGCGTCCCCCAGATGGCGACCGGGATCACGATCCGTATCCACCACAGCCAGACCGCCGAGAAGCCGCTCCCGAACGAGCTCCCGAGGTTCAGCTCCGCGGCCAACTGGTCGTCGGCGACCCAGCCGACGAACAGCGAGATGAACAGCACCGCAAGCGGCAACAGGAGATTGAACACGACGTCGTTGTACCAGCCGAGGGCCCCGGTGTCGAGCGCGGTCGGCACGCCGACGAGCGCGACGAACACGCCGAGGCCCACGGCCGTCGGGATCCGGTCGTATCCGGTTCGGTCGGCGAGGAACGACGTGGGAACCTCGAGGAGGCTGATCGAACTGGAGAGCGCGGCCAACAGGAGTACGACGAAGAAGCCGAGGCCGATGACCTGGCCGCCGGGAATCTGACTGAACGCGCCGGCGAGAGCCGTGAAGGCCGTGCCCGCCCCGCCGGAGGCGGGAATCGAGCCCTCGATCGCGAACAGGACCGGGAAGACGACGAAGCCCGCCAGCAGCGCGACGAACGTATTCACGACGACGATCGCCGACCCGTCGGCCGGGAGGCTGTCGTCGCGTCCGAGGTACGACGAGTAGGCGATCATCGCGCCGAACCCGAGCGAGAGGGTGAAGAACGCCTGCCCGACGGCCGGGGGTACGATCCCGGCGAGGTCGCCCGTGATCGCGCCCACGTCCGGCGAGAGGTAGTACGCGTACCCCTCGCTCGCGCCGTCGAGGGTGCTTACCCAGACGGCGAGCCCGCCCAGAAGGACGAATATCGCGGGCACCATCAGCTTCGTCGCGCGCTCGATGCCGTCGGTGACGCCGAGCGCGACGATCCCGATGGTCAGGGCCATGAACACCGCGTGGGCGGCGACCGCGATCGGACCCGCGGAGACGGTCCCGAAGTAGGCGCCGGCGTCGCCGAGGTATCCGCCGGTGACGCTGCCGACGATGTAGCTCAACACCCATCCCCCGACGACGCTGTAGAACGCGAGCGTCACGAACGACGAGAGGACACCCAGGCCACCCACGAACGACCACTCGCCGAAGCCGAGCGCCCGGAACGCCTCGACGGCGTTGCGCTCGCTTCGCCGCCCGATGACGAACTCGCCGAGCATCACGGGGAACCCGATCAGAAACACCGCCACTAGGTAGACGACGAGAAACGCGGCCCCGCCGTTGGATGCCGTCTGAAAGGGGAACGACCAGATGTTTCCGAGCCCCACCGCGCTGCCGACGGCGGCGAGAATAAAGCCGACTCGTGACGTCCACGTCTCTCGCTCACGCATGGTTCGTCCGGACGAATTCCGCTGACGCTGATGATATCCTTCGGACCGTTGTACGTCGTGTCGTAGACGAAATATGACGGAACAGCTAGCGGTTCGTGCGCAACGATCGAGAGAGCAATAAC
This genomic interval carries:
- a CDS encoding winged helix-turn-helix domain-containing protein gives rise to the protein MAQPNSGSWTERLSGRERVRHVVELLDKPTPVQEIADQADVSRATADDELQRLQSDDWVTETTVDGTKAYDLNPVRMLFDEVTDLIEAHSRDELESQLTELKEEQEELATEYDVSSLDEFREQLADEELSAAELRERRNVIATWEAINTELGLVKHALQLYDDVIELSSPRTDSPSTLA
- a CDS encoding DoxX family protein, whose protein sequence is MSLLYVAAGVLHFLAPKPFERIVPRELPAPRALVYLSGLAEIALGVGVLVPRTRRRSAKGLVLLLLAVFPANVNMAVRDAGGNPLPERAEGLYDAALWLRLPLQGLLIAWAWWYARADPEDAE
- a CDS encoding EthD family reductase; its protein translation is MTKLAITLSRSADRSFEEFRQYYRDEHASLAADLPGLERYTVSFPADPESASYDALAELYFPDDETMAAAFDSDLGREVAADAETFADMDAAERVVLEEDVVVD
- a CDS encoding sodium-dependent transporter, whose product is MRERETWTSRVGFILAAVGSAVGLGNIWSFPFQTASNGGAAFLVVYLVAVFLIGFPVMLGEFVIGRRSERNAVEAFRALGFGEWSFVGGLGVLSSFVTLAFYSVVGGWVLSYIVGSVTGGYLGDAGAYFGTVSAGPIAVAAHAVFMALTIGIVALGVTDGIERATKLMVPAIFVLLGGLAVWVSTLDGASEGYAYYLSPDVGAITGDLAGIVPPAVGQAFFTLSLGFGAMIAYSSYLGRDDSLPADGSAIVVVNTFVALLAGFVVFPVLFAIEGSIPASGGAGTAFTALAGAFSQIPGGQVIGLGFFVVLLLAALSSSISLLEVPTSFLADRTGYDRIPTAVGLGVFVALVGVPTALDTGALGWYNDVVFNLLLPLAVLFISLFVGWVADDQLAAELNLGSSFGSGFSAVWLWWIRIVIPVAIWGTLLLGIQSLLVKAGILAAPVVLG